A single window of Solanum dulcamara chromosome 5, daSolDulc1.2, whole genome shotgun sequence DNA harbors:
- the LOC129890514 gene encoding uncharacterized protein LOC129890514 yields MFAIRDFESEHTCLLLHNSLSKRQATKTVVGSIIIAKCIDSDANYTPRDIQNDMLQEYGVRLTYMQAWRAKEKALELVGGDPVQSYAKFPSYFHILEATYPGSYIRLYKLEDDHFLNAFVALFTSIKGWEYCRLIVVVDGTFLKGAYKGTMLTTNTLDAIGSTLPLAYVIVDLENDASWRWFFEQFREAFRQQSEMCIVSDRHANIIKATSIVYDEIPYFACI; encoded by the exons ATGTTTGCTATTAGAGATTTTGAAAGTGAACACACGTGTTTGTTGCTACATAATTCATTATCGAAAAGACAAGCAACCAAGACAGTTGTTGGGAGTATTATTATTGCCAAATGTATTGATTCAGATGCCAACTACACACCAAGAGATATACAAAATGACATGTTACAGGAATATGGTGTGCGACTCACATATATGCAAGCTTGGAGGGCTAAAGAAAAAGCTCTTGAATTAGTCGGAGGTGATCCAGTTCAATCATATGCAAAGTTTCCAAGTTACTTTCACATACTAGAGGCAACTTATCCTGGTTCTTATATAAGATTATACAAATTAGAGGATGACCATTTTCTAAATGCATTTGTAGCTCTGTTTACATCGATAAAAGGATGGGAGTATTGTAGACTaattgtagttgttgatggaaCTTTTCTAAAAGGAGCATACAAAGGGACAATGCTAACAACTAACACCTTAGATGCAATAG GGAGTACACTGCCGCTTGCTTATGTCATTGTTGATTTAGAGAATGATGCATCTTGGAGGTGGTTTTTTGAACAATTCAGAGAGGCATTTCGTCAACAATCAGAGATGTGTATCGTTTCGGATAGGCATGCAAACATTATTAAGGCAACTTCAATAGTCTATGATGAAATACCTTATTTTGCGTGTATATGA